Proteins found in one Numenius arquata unplaced genomic scaffold, bNumArq3.hap1.1 HAP1_SCAFFOLD_894, whole genome shotgun sequence genomic segment:
- the SYCN gene encoding syncollin: MEVALVALLVAVVAAPGGVEAQCPSPSSLKPTNGTRICAQLYTDNSPYYDQCCGGEVLVVEPGEDVPYMPRGWAASISSLVVGTRCELTVWSRAGKKGKSRKFGAGAVPRLQEVRRGLFGDWNDAIRGYYCKCN, from the coding sequence ATGGAGGTGGCTCTGGTGGCCCtgctggtggcggtggtggcggctccgGGGGGGGTGGAGGCCCAATGtccctccccctccagcctcAAGCCGACCAACGGCACCCGAATCTGCGCCCAACTCTACACCGACAACAGCCCCTACTACGACCAGTGCTGCGGGGGGGAGGTCCTGGTGGTGGAACCCGGGGAGGACGTCCCCTACATGCCGCGGGGCTGGGCCGCCAGCATCTCCTCCCTGGTGGTGGGCACCCGCTGCGAGTTGACCGTCTGGTCGCGGGCCGGTAAGAAGGGGAAGAGCCGGAAGTTCGGGGCCGGGGCGGTGCCGCGGCTGCAGGAGGTACGGCGGGGGCTCTTCGGCGACTGGAACGACGCCATCCGGGGTTACTACTGCAAGTGCAACtga